A genomic segment from Streptomyces sp. NBC_00459 encodes:
- a CDS encoding GNAT family N-acetyltransferase, protein MEIRSATEEDLDVFVDTVHAAFGLFPETPTEGGGLWWSALEMDRCLLAVTADGRPVGTAAAYPFELTLPGETIVPTPGVTAVGVLPSHRRQGVLSAMMRHQLAELRAQGAFLSVLLASEATIYGRFGYGPATCTAQLTVPRHKAALAAPRGRAAADVPATGSDHGSVEVLRRTECGEILEEVYDKYRRAQPGALSRPHRWWALRAGQPPISPAPRYVAVHRDADGVPDGYASYSIASGTLTVDETIVTDDAVFTALARFVLGHDLVSQVVFKKVPPEHPLRWQFADFRAGEVSGVMDWLWVRLLDVPRALTARGWFTDGELVLDIDDPFLGEHSRFLLTVRDGKADCVPTDRNPDLSLDVRDLGSVYLGGTAPSTLVRAGHVQAHRPGAAVLADSLFRADRSPHCLHWF, encoded by the coding sequence ATGGAGATTCGTTCCGCGACCGAAGAGGACCTTGACGTCTTCGTCGACACGGTCCATGCCGCGTTCGGGCTTTTCCCGGAAACCCCGACCGAGGGCGGCGGGCTCTGGTGGTCGGCGCTCGAAATGGACCGCTGCCTGCTCGCCGTGACCGCGGACGGGCGGCCTGTCGGCACCGCCGCCGCGTACCCCTTCGAGCTCACCCTGCCCGGTGAGACCATTGTCCCGACCCCCGGGGTGACCGCCGTCGGCGTGCTGCCCTCGCACCGGCGCCAGGGCGTGCTCAGCGCGATGATGCGGCATCAGCTCGCCGAGCTTCGGGCCCAAGGGGCGTTCCTCTCCGTGCTGCTGGCCTCCGAGGCCACGATCTACGGCAGGTTCGGCTACGGACCGGCGACCTGCACCGCACAGCTGACGGTGCCGCGCCACAAGGCCGCCCTCGCCGCTCCCCGGGGCCGCGCGGCGGCCGACGTACCGGCGACCGGCTCGGACCACGGCTCGGTCGAAGTACTGCGTCGTACCGAATGCGGAGAGATTCTGGAGGAGGTCTACGACAAGTACCGCCGCGCCCAGCCCGGCGCACTGTCTCGGCCGCACCGTTGGTGGGCCCTGCGCGCGGGGCAGCCTCCGATCTCGCCGGCGCCGCGCTACGTCGCCGTGCACCGGGACGCCGACGGCGTCCCGGACGGGTACGCCAGCTACTCGATCGCGTCCGGCACCCTGACGGTCGACGAGACCATCGTCACCGACGACGCCGTCTTCACGGCCCTGGCCCGGTTCGTACTCGGACACGACCTGGTCTCTCAGGTCGTGTTCAAGAAGGTCCCGCCCGAGCACCCGTTGCGCTGGCAGTTCGCGGACTTCCGCGCCGGCGAGGTGAGCGGCGTCATGGACTGGCTCTGGGTGCGGCTGCTCGACGTCCCGCGTGCGCTGACGGCGCGCGGCTGGTTCACGGACGGTGAGCTCGTCCTCGACATCGACGACCCGTTCCTCGGCGAACACAGCCGCTTCCTGCTGACCGTCCGGGACGGCAAGGCCGACTGTGTCCCCACGGACCGGAATCCCGACCTGTCCCTGGACGTGCGGGACTTGGGCTCCGTCTACCTCGGCGGCACCGCCCCGAGCACGCTCGTACGTGCCGGACACGTCCAGGCCCACCGTCCAGGCGCGGCCGTCCTCGCCGACTCCCTCTTCCGCGCCGACCGCTCCCCGCACTGCCTGCACTGGTTCTGA
- a CDS encoding SigE family RNA polymerase sigma factor — translation MGQLRADEFDRFVAARWSALLHLARLLTGGDRHRAEDLLQEALVKLWFAWPKVAAQAPEAYVRRVLARAAARSARRRWWGERPVDQLPDPPEVRDESAAVDERTRLETMLALLPARQRAAVVLRYYQDLPERLVAEALGCPVGTARSLTARGVARLRLLLAEEVEAVE, via the coding sequence ATGGGGCAGTTGCGGGCCGACGAGTTCGACCGGTTCGTTGCGGCTCGGTGGTCGGCGTTGCTTCACCTGGCGCGGCTGCTCACCGGCGGAGACCGGCACCGGGCCGAGGATCTGCTCCAGGAGGCGCTTGTCAAGCTGTGGTTCGCGTGGCCGAAAGTGGCCGCGCAGGCTCCCGAGGCATATGTGCGCAGGGTCCTGGCCCGTGCCGCGGCACGCTCCGCACGGCGTCGCTGGTGGGGCGAGCGCCCCGTGGACCAACTGCCCGACCCGCCAGAGGTGAGGGACGAGAGCGCCGCCGTGGACGAACGGACCCGGCTGGAAACGATGCTGGCGTTGCTGCCGGCGCGACAGCGGGCCGCGGTGGTGTTGCGCTACTACCAGGACCTGCCCGAGCGGCTGGTCGCGGAGGCGCTGGGGTGTCCAGTGGGTACCGCTCGTTCGCTCACGGCACGCGGCGTCGCACGGCTGCGGCTGCTTCTGGCGGAGGAAGTCGAGGCGGTGGAGTGA
- a CDS encoding DUF4328 domain-containing protein, producing the protein MTSTARKAPWILARSAQTAIAAAAAADAFRVVAVRDQYLHQSDASPHKSGFISMIFLYVMTLATVLFLAWLARSRHNAQELSPQAPVPSRGWMIGAWFIPVVNLFVPRRFVLDIGRASSPSWEQKRDTTLVNLWWGAWTTHALVLVVAQQAAPGSMTLLVAAEALMIAAAVLLAFVIERITALQSAALSTTAPVAPFPRA; encoded by the coding sequence ATGACAAGTACCGCCCGCAAAGCTCCCTGGATCCTTGCCCGCTCTGCGCAAACGGCGATAGCGGCGGCAGCGGCGGCGGACGCGTTCCGTGTGGTGGCGGTCCGGGATCAGTACCTGCACCAGTCGGACGCGTCACCGCACAAATCGGGTTTCATCTCCATGATCTTCCTCTATGTGATGACTCTCGCGACCGTGCTGTTCCTCGCGTGGCTCGCCCGGTCCCGGCACAACGCCCAGGAACTGTCCCCCCAGGCCCCGGTCCCGAGCCGGGGCTGGATGATCGGCGCATGGTTCATTCCGGTCGTGAACCTCTTCGTCCCTCGCCGGTTCGTCCTCGACATCGGGCGCGCGAGCTCCCCGTCGTGGGAGCAGAAGCGGGACACGACACTGGTGAACCTGTGGTGGGGCGCCTGGACCACGCACGCGCTCGTGCTCGTGGTGGCGCAACAGGCGGCCCCGGGGTCGATGACCCTCCTGGTGGCGGCAGAGGCCCTCATGATCGCGGCGGCCGTGCTGCTGGCGTTCGTCATCGAACGCATCACGGCGCTGCAAAGCGCCGCGCTCAGCACCACCGCTCCGGTCGCTCCTTTCCCCCGGGCGTGA
- a CDS encoding dihydrofolate reductase family protein: MGLIHIELFATLDLVGQAPGGPDEDPVGFPFGGWQAPLLDEVSGAQVAAAYEGTDALLLGRRTYDIFAAYWPHQEGGEDNKIATLFNSVPKYVASRGGPDLSWAGSTQLGPDLAGAVREIRDRHEHVKVVGSLNLVQTLLREKLFDRLDLWVHPIVLGVGKKVFEGGAVPTNITLLEPPVAGPKGTVYLRYGLAGGTPGTGDMSAPDRGVGRGD, from the coding sequence ATGGGACTCATCCACATCGAGTTGTTCGCAACCCTCGACCTGGTCGGGCAGGCGCCCGGCGGCCCGGACGAGGACCCGGTGGGGTTCCCGTTCGGCGGCTGGCAGGCGCCCCTGCTGGACGAGGTCTCGGGGGCGCAGGTCGCCGCCGCGTACGAGGGCACGGACGCCCTCCTGCTCGGCCGGCGGACGTATGACATCTTCGCCGCCTACTGGCCGCACCAGGAGGGCGGTGAGGACAACAAGATCGCCACGCTCTTCAACAGCGTCCCGAAGTATGTGGCGTCCCGTGGCGGGCCCGACCTCTCGTGGGCCGGCTCCACGCAGCTCGGCCCGGATCTGGCAGGTGCGGTGCGCGAGATCCGTGACCGGCACGAGCACGTGAAGGTAGTCGGGAGCCTGAACCTGGTGCAGACCCTCCTGCGCGAAAAGCTCTTCGACCGGCTTGACCTCTGGGTGCACCCGATCGTGCTCGGCGTCGGGAAAAAGGTGTTCGAGGGTGGCGCGGTGCCCACGAACATCACGCTCCTCGAACCGCCGGTAGCCGGTCCGAAGGGCACCGTGTATCTGCGCTACGGCCTCGCCGGCGGCACGCCCGGGACAGGAGACATGAGCGCACCCGATCGCGGTGTCGGGCGCGGCGACTGA
- a CDS encoding dolichyl-phosphate-mannose--protein mannosyltransferase: MTRENATTPAHSPHRAARLRPSSWERRLRLFGYAGQPRTSTRERLVAPFPEPEPWLWHTLGLSTVAAGRLARWSGWGGPLLVALLAGLARFWRLGSPHAVVFDETYYAKDAWSVLRLGYEGTWPDRKISDPQILADPQVIPLSDTGAYVAHPPTGKWVIAVGEWMFGLDPFGWRFMTAVLGTLSVLMLCRTGRRLFRSTLLGCLAGALMAVDGLHYVMSRTALLDVVVMFFVLAAFGCLLIDRDHARARLAAALPVGDDGHGRPDQDTGDRAGTGIRPWRLAAGFFLGLAASTKWNGLYFLALFLVLTLLWDVGARRVAGARHPYRAVLRADFGWAAVSLVPVAVVTYLVTWTGWFLSDNGYGRHWADGRGGTWSWIPAPLRSLWHYEYSVYQFNVGLHIPHKYESNPWSWLVLGRPVLFDYQSPKPGADGCHAAAGCSQAILALGTPLLWWSACFALVYLFHRWALRRDWRAGAVLCAVGAGYLPWFLYQDRTIFSFYAVVFVPYLCLAVTMMLGALLGPPGADAARRTRGAVAAGTLVLLITWNFVYFFPIYTGQTIPYSGWLTRMWLDTWI, encoded by the coding sequence GTGACCCGTGAGAACGCGACCACGCCTGCCCATTCCCCGCACAGGGCGGCGCGACTCCGGCCGAGCTCGTGGGAGCGGCGACTGCGTCTCTTCGGGTACGCAGGACAGCCTCGTACGTCCACGCGCGAGCGCCTGGTGGCGCCGTTTCCCGAACCGGAGCCCTGGTTGTGGCACACGCTCGGACTGTCCACGGTGGCGGCGGGCCGACTGGCTCGCTGGTCCGGGTGGGGCGGGCCGCTGCTGGTGGCACTCCTTGCCGGGCTGGCGCGTTTCTGGCGTCTGGGCAGCCCGCACGCTGTTGTGTTCGACGAGACGTACTACGCCAAGGACGCCTGGTCCGTGCTGCGGCTCGGCTACGAGGGCACCTGGCCGGACAGGAAGATCTCCGACCCGCAGATCCTGGCCGACCCTCAGGTGATCCCGCTCTCCGACACGGGGGCCTATGTCGCGCATCCGCCGACGGGCAAGTGGGTGATCGCGGTCGGCGAGTGGATGTTCGGCCTCGACCCGTTCGGATGGCGCTTCATGACGGCGGTCCTGGGCACGCTGTCGGTGCTGATGCTGTGCCGCACAGGACGACGCCTGTTCCGGTCGACGCTGCTGGGCTGCCTGGCCGGAGCACTCATGGCGGTGGACGGTCTGCACTACGTGATGAGCCGCACCGCTCTGCTCGACGTCGTCGTCATGTTCTTCGTCCTGGCCGCATTCGGCTGCCTGCTCATCGACCGGGACCATGCGCGGGCCCGGCTTGCGGCAGCCCTACCGGTGGGCGACGACGGCCACGGGCGCCCGGACCAGGACACCGGCGACCGCGCCGGGACGGGCATACGTCCCTGGCGGCTCGCGGCCGGCTTCTTTCTGGGCCTGGCCGCCTCGACCAAATGGAACGGCCTGTACTTCCTGGCGCTCTTCCTCGTCCTGACCCTCCTGTGGGACGTGGGCGCCCGTCGCGTCGCGGGGGCACGCCACCCCTACCGTGCGGTGCTGCGCGCGGATTTCGGCTGGGCGGCTGTGTCCCTCGTTCCGGTTGCCGTGGTGACGTACCTGGTGACATGGACAGGCTGGTTCCTGTCCGACAACGGATACGGGCGCCACTGGGCGGACGGCCGTGGCGGCACGTGGTCCTGGATCCCGGCCCCGCTGCGCAGCCTGTGGCACTACGAGTACAGCGTCTACCAGTTCAACGTGGGACTGCACATCCCGCACAAATACGAGTCGAACCCGTGGAGTTGGCTGGTCCTCGGCCGTCCTGTGCTGTTCGATTACCAGTCACCGAAACCCGGTGCGGACGGCTGCCACGCGGCGGCCGGCTGCTCACAGGCGATCCTCGCCCTGGGCACGCCGCTGCTGTGGTGGTCGGCGTGCTTCGCCCTGGTGTACCTGTTCCATCGCTGGGCGCTGCGCCGAGACTGGCGCGCGGGCGCCGTGCTGTGCGCGGTGGGTGCGGGTTATCTTCCCTGGTTCCTTTACCAGGACCGGACGATCTTCTCCTTCTACGCCGTCGTCTTCGTGCCGTACCTGTGCCTGGCCGTGACGATGATGCTGGGTGCGCTGCTGGGGCCGCCGGGCGCGGATGCCGCACGCCGCACACGGGGTGCGGTGGCCGCGGGCACGCTGGTACTGCTCATCACCTGGAACTTCGTCTACTTCTTCCCGATCTACACGGGACAGACGATTCCGTATTCCGGCTGGCTCACCCGCATGTGGCTCGACACCTGGATCTGA
- a CDS encoding HAMP domain-containing protein, whose product MSSRTIEAVDRAPGEQELRQLLAGLTAVRDGDFGTRLPSDGDGLLGDIATVFNGMVDQLSVFTSEVTRVAREVGTEGTLGGQAEVPGVSGTWADLTDSVNAMAGNLTTQVRDIAQVATAVAKGDLSQKIDVPARGEILQLKETVNTMVDQLSAFADEVTRVAREVGSEGRLGGQAQVPGVGGVWRDLTDSVNFMAGNLTSQVRNVAQVTTAVAQGDLSQKITVDARGEILELKNTINTMVDQLSGFADEVTRVAREVGTEGRLGGQADVKGVKGTWRDLTDSVNFMGGNLTAQVRNVAQVATAVAQGDLSQKITVDARGEILELKNTINTMVDQLSGFADEVTRVAREVGTEGNLGGQAIVRGASGTWKDLTDNVNVMASNLTGQVRSIAQVATAVARGDLSQKITVEAKGEVAALADVINTMVDTLSAFAAEVTRVAREVGTEGRLGGQAHVPNVAGTWKDLTDNVNSMANNLTGQVRNIALVTTAVANGDLSKKIDVDARGEILELKTTINTMVDQLSSFAAEVTRVAREVGSEGRLGGQAEVEGVEGTWKRLTENVNELAGNLTRQVRAIAEVTSAVAEGDLTRSITVEASGEVADLKDNINSMVESLRETTRANQEQDWLKTNLARISGLMQGHRDLPVVAELIMDELAPLASAQYGAFYLAEDTARGPELRLVGSYGYPDDTDRPERIPVGRSLVGQAARNRRPISVEELPAGYVTISSGLGQAVPSALVVLPIVVEDQVLGVIELGSVTPFTQIHQDFLAQLMPTIGVNLNTIVANARTDELLGESQRLTAQLQARSEELQVQQDELQRSNAELEEKASLLASQNSDIEAKNLEIEQARQELETRAQQLALASKYKSEFLANMSHELRTPLNSLLILAQLLAQNPSRNLTPKQVEYAGIIHSAGSDLLQLINDILDLSKVEAGKMDVTPERVPLRKLLEYVEATFRPMTTQKSLDFTVATAPGTPADLLTDDSRLRQILRNLLSNAVKFTEQGGVALRIEPAGDREVPTGVLRGGPVVAFRVKDTGIGIPQQQLETIFGAFQQADGTTSRKYGGTGLGLSITREIAHLLGGAVTVDSTPGQGSTFTLYLPVARADFEEVLDGAASPTEHPRTTGRELPQASRPDAASPGVPVQRRRRLLVVEDRPRGLLTLVAERAVADLAPDDNRLGVIDIITAIGAQEAATTLAAEPCHCVVLELGMPDDEGTRLLEAIEGDAALAGVPVLVHTGHRGDLAHEQALRSRADGRPLDFLSSLDELRERITLHLSAEEPGDVLSLVRTEESQRPAAQVVDGAFLGRTVLVVDDDARNLFALSGMLELHGFHVLHADNGRKGIEMLLAHPEISVVLMDVMMPEMDGYSATAEIRSMPQYADLPIIAVTAKAMPGDQEKSLASGANDYVTKPVDTNDLIGRVRRRLSV is encoded by the coding sequence ATGAGCAGCAGGACGATCGAAGCTGTCGACCGGGCCCCGGGCGAGCAGGAACTGCGCCAGCTCCTGGCCGGACTGACCGCTGTACGGGACGGAGACTTCGGCACCCGGCTGCCGTCCGACGGCGATGGCCTGCTCGGCGACATCGCCACGGTCTTCAACGGCATGGTGGACCAACTGTCCGTCTTCACCTCCGAAGTGACGCGGGTGGCACGCGAGGTGGGCACCGAGGGCACGCTCGGCGGCCAGGCCGAAGTGCCGGGGGTCTCGGGCACCTGGGCCGACCTGACCGACTCGGTCAACGCCATGGCGGGCAATCTGACCACACAGGTGCGCGACATCGCGCAGGTGGCGACCGCGGTCGCCAAGGGCGACCTGTCGCAGAAGATCGACGTCCCCGCACGTGGCGAGATCCTTCAGCTGAAGGAGACCGTCAACACGATGGTCGACCAGCTCTCCGCCTTCGCCGACGAGGTCACCCGCGTTGCCCGCGAGGTCGGCAGCGAAGGACGACTCGGCGGGCAGGCCCAGGTGCCCGGAGTCGGCGGCGTCTGGCGCGACCTGACCGATTCGGTCAACTTCATGGCGGGCAACCTGACTTCCCAGGTCCGCAACGTCGCCCAGGTGACCACTGCGGTGGCTCAGGGCGACCTTTCCCAGAAGATCACGGTGGATGCCCGTGGTGAGATCCTGGAGTTGAAGAACACCATCAATACGATGGTGGATCAGTTGTCCGGTTTCGCGGACGAGGTCACGCGCGTCGCGCGCGAGGTCGGCACCGAGGGACGGCTCGGCGGACAGGCCGACGTCAAGGGCGTGAAGGGCACCTGGCGCGACCTCACGGACTCCGTGAACTTCATGGGGGGCAACCTCACCGCGCAGGTCCGCAATGTCGCGCAGGTGGCCACGGCGGTGGCTCAGGGCGACCTTTCCCAGAAGATCACGGTGGATGCCCGTGGTGAGATTCTGGAGTTGAAGAACACCATCAATACGATGGTGGATCAGTTGTCCGGTTTCGCGGACGAGGTCACGCGCGTCGCGCGCGAGGTCGGCACCGAGGGCAATCTGGGCGGACAGGCGATCGTCCGGGGCGCGTCCGGGACCTGGAAGGACCTGACGGACAACGTCAACGTGATGGCGTCGAACCTGACCGGCCAGGTCCGCTCGATCGCCCAGGTCGCCACGGCCGTCGCGCGTGGAGACCTGTCCCAGAAGATCACGGTCGAGGCCAAGGGTGAGGTCGCGGCCCTGGCGGACGTCATCAACACGATGGTCGACACGCTCTCCGCGTTCGCCGCCGAGGTCACCCGTGTCGCCCGCGAGGTCGGAACCGAGGGACGCCTCGGCGGCCAGGCTCATGTGCCGAACGTCGCGGGTACGTGGAAGGACCTCACCGACAACGTCAACTCGATGGCCAACAACCTCACCGGCCAGGTCCGCAACATCGCCCTGGTGACGACGGCCGTGGCCAACGGCGACCTGTCGAAGAAGATCGACGTCGACGCCCGTGGCGAGATCCTGGAGCTGAAGACCACCATCAACACGATGGTCGACCAGCTTTCGTCGTTCGCCGCCGAGGTCACCCGCGTCGCCCGCGAGGTCGGCAGCGAGGGCCGGCTCGGCGGACAGGCCGAGGTGGAGGGCGTCGAGGGCACCTGGAAGCGGCTGACGGAGAACGTCAACGAACTCGCCGGGAACCTCACCCGCCAGGTCCGTGCCATCGCCGAAGTGACCAGTGCCGTCGCCGAGGGCGACCTGACCCGCTCGATCACCGTGGAGGCGTCGGGCGAGGTCGCCGACCTCAAGGACAACATCAACTCGATGGTGGAGTCCCTGCGGGAGACCACGCGGGCCAACCAGGAGCAGGACTGGCTGAAGACCAACCTCGCTCGGATCTCCGGCCTGATGCAGGGCCATCGCGACCTGCCCGTCGTCGCCGAGCTCATCATGGACGAGCTCGCACCGCTGGCCTCCGCGCAGTACGGCGCCTTCTACCTCGCCGAGGACACCGCACGCGGTCCCGAGCTGCGGCTCGTGGGCTCGTACGGCTATCCCGACGACACCGACCGGCCCGAGCGCATCCCCGTCGGACGCTCGCTGGTGGGACAGGCCGCGCGCAACCGCCGCCCCATCAGCGTGGAGGAGCTGCCGGCGGGCTATGTGACCATCTCCTCCGGCCTCGGGCAGGCCGTTCCCAGCGCCCTGGTGGTGCTGCCCATCGTGGTCGAGGACCAGGTCCTCGGTGTCATCGAGCTGGGCTCCGTCACCCCCTTCACCCAGATCCACCAGGACTTCCTCGCCCAGCTGATGCCGACCATCGGCGTCAACCTCAACACCATCGTGGCCAACGCCCGCACCGACGAACTGCTGGGGGAGTCCCAGCGGCTCACCGCCCAACTCCAGGCGCGCTCGGAGGAGTTGCAGGTGCAGCAGGACGAACTGCAGCGCTCCAACGCCGAACTGGAGGAGAAGGCCTCCCTGCTGGCCTCGCAGAACAGCGACATCGAGGCCAAGAACCTGGAGATCGAGCAGGCGCGGCAGGAGCTGGAGACGCGCGCACAGCAGCTGGCCCTGGCGTCGAAGTACAAGTCGGAGTTCCTGGCGAACATGAGCCACGAACTGCGCACCCCGCTCAACAGCCTTCTGATCCTGGCCCAGTTGCTGGCACAGAACCCCTCGCGCAACCTCACGCCCAAGCAGGTCGAGTACGCGGGCATCATCCACTCGGCGGGCTCGGACCTGCTGCAGCTGATCAACGACATCCTCGACCTGTCCAAGGTCGAGGCGGGCAAGATGGATGTCACACCGGAGCGGGTTCCGCTGCGCAAGCTCCTTGAGTACGTCGAGGCGACGTTCCGTCCCATGACGACGCAGAAGAGCCTGGACTTCACGGTCGCCACCGCCCCTGGAACGCCCGCCGACCTGCTCACCGACGACTCCCGGCTACGCCAGATCCTGCGCAACCTCCTGTCGAACGCGGTGAAGTTCACCGAACAGGGCGGCGTCGCACTGCGCATCGAACCCGCCGGGGACCGGGAGGTGCCCACGGGCGTTCTTCGGGGCGGTCCCGTCGTGGCCTTCAGGGTGAAGGACACCGGCATCGGCATTCCTCAGCAGCAGCTGGAGACGATCTTCGGAGCCTTCCAGCAGGCGGACGGCACCACCAGCCGCAAGTACGGCGGCACCGGTCTCGGCCTGTCGATCACCCGGGAGATCGCCCATCTGCTGGGCGGCGCCGTCACGGTGGACAGCACGCCCGGTCAGGGCAGTACCTTCACCCTCTACCTCCCCGTGGCACGCGCCGACTTCGAAGAGGTGCTCGACGGCGCCGCCTCGCCGACGGAACACCCCCGGACCACCGGCCGGGAACTCCCGCAGGCCTCCCGGCCGGACGCCGCTTCCCCCGGCGTACCCGTACAGCGCCGACGCCGCCTGCTCGTCGTCGAGGACCGCCCGCGCGGACTGCTGACCCTCGTCGCCGAACGCGCGGTAGCGGACCTCGCGCCCGACGACAACCGGCTCGGGGTGATCGACATCATCACGGCGATCGGGGCACAGGAGGCGGCGACCACGCTGGCCGCCGAGCCCTGCCACTGCGTCGTCCTGGAACTAGGCATGCCCGACGACGAGGGCACGCGTCTGCTGGAGGCCATCGAGGGTGACGCGGCACTGGCCGGCGTGCCCGTGCTGGTGCACACCGGCCACCGCGGGGACCTGGCGCACGAGCAGGCGCTGCGCTCCCGTGCGGACGGCCGCCCGCTGGACTTCCTCTCCAGCCTGGACGAACTGCGCGAACGGATCACCCTGCATCTCTCCGCCGAGGAGCCGGGGGACGTGCTGTCCCTGGTCCGTACCGAGGAGTCCCAGCGCCCGGCCGCGCAGGTCGTCGACGGTGCCTTCCTCGGTCGTACGGTGCTCGTGGTCGACGACGACGCGCGCAACCTCTTCGCGCTGAGCGGGATGCTCGAACTCCACGGCTTCCACGTCCTGCACGCCGACAACGGCCGCAAGGGCATCGAGATGCTGCTCGCCCATCCGGAGATCTCGGTTGTCCTGATGGACGTGATGATGCCGGAGATGGACGGCTACAGCGCCACCGCCGAGATTCGGTCGATGCCCCAGTACGCCGATCTGCCCATCATCGCCGTCACCGCGAAGGCGATGCCCGGCGACCAGGAGAAGAGCCTCGCTTCGGGCGCGAACGACTACGTCACCAAGCCGGTCGACACCAACGACCTCATCGGCCGCGTCCGACGCCGGCTGTCCGTATGA
- a CDS encoding ArsR/SmtB family transcription factor: MTDHHRRLPMLRVHFTAEDLAHVRVAAAPDPLWELTNSVQVLATDASALAYGEWRRLVRPGRGPADVLLAGLMPSRGYAPDFLTPALRGSPTLDNAIDTVLSTPRTVLRDDLASLASSTERSRPLPAATRALADGDADALRRLGTALHAYHRRALAPHWPHIQAQVHADVAVRTRAVLDGGADGLLASFTPLLRWRPPVLEADYPVDRDVLLGGRGLLLQPSFFCHHRPVMLAELQADLTPVLVHPIQHTPGWARARGAGGQGSELGALLGRTRAAILEDVVTGRTTGELARRFGISAAAVSQHTAVLRRAGLLLSMRRNKYVVHTITPTGLALLAGIPGVPGVSGVPPEL, from the coding sequence ATGACCGACCACCATCGGAGACTCCCCATGCTGCGGGTGCACTTCACCGCCGAAGACCTCGCGCACGTCCGCGTCGCCGCCGCCCCCGACCCGCTGTGGGAACTCACCAACAGCGTGCAGGTTCTGGCCACCGACGCGAGCGCCCTCGCGTACGGGGAGTGGCGACGGCTCGTCCGGCCGGGCCGGGGCCCTGCCGACGTGCTGCTCGCCGGGCTGATGCCGTCACGCGGCTACGCACCCGACTTCCTCACTCCTGCCCTGAGGGGCTCCCCCACCCTGGACAACGCGATCGACACGGTCCTGAGCACGCCCCGGACGGTCCTGCGCGACGATCTGGCCAGCCTTGCCTCCTCCACCGAACGGTCACGCCCGCTGCCGGCCGCGACCCGCGCACTGGCCGACGGCGACGCCGACGCCCTGCGTCGACTCGGCACCGCCCTGCACGCCTACCACCGGCGGGCACTCGCTCCGCACTGGCCGCACATCCAGGCGCAGGTGCACGCCGATGTCGCCGTGCGCACCCGGGCGGTCCTCGACGGCGGCGCCGACGGGCTGCTCGCGAGCTTCACTCCCCTGCTGCGATGGCGGCCGCCCGTCCTGGAGGCCGATTACCCGGTCGACCGCGACGTGCTGCTCGGCGGGCGCGGGCTGCTGCTCCAGCCGTCCTTCTTCTGCCACCACAGGCCCGTCATGCTCGCCGAACTGCAGGCCGATCTGACACCCGTCCTGGTCCATCCGATCCAGCACACCCCGGGCTGGGCGCGGGCGCGCGGTGCGGGCGGACAGGGCTCGGAGCTTGGCGCCCTGCTGGGACGGACCAGGGCGGCGATCCTGGAGGACGTCGTCACCGGCCGTACGACGGGTGAGCTCGCACGGCGGTTCGGGATCTCCGCGGCGGCGGTGAGCCAGCACACGGCGGTTCTGCGCCGGGCGGGCCTGTTGCTGAGCATGCGCCGGAACAAGTACGTGGTGCACACCATCACGCCCACCGGCCTGGCCCTGCTCGCCGGCATCCCCGGCGTCCCCGGCGTCTCCGGCGTCCCGCCCGAGCTCTGA